Proteins from one Microbacterium proteolyticum genomic window:
- a CDS encoding 30S ribosomal protein bS22, translating into MGSVIKKRRKRMAKKKHRKLLRKTRHQRRNKK; encoded by the coding sequence GTGGGTTCTGTCATCAAGAAGCGCCGTAAGCGCATGGCGAAGAAGAAGCACCGCAAGCTGCTTCGCAAGACTCGTCACCAGCGTCGCAACAAGAAGTAA
- a CDS encoding nucleoside hydrolase, whose protein sequence is MASASPSVVRRVLVDTDTGLDDAHSLMYLLAQPDVAIEAITTIYGNTPVEDSARNVRTVLRLAGREDIPVHLGEAAPIEGEASIADFVHGTDGLGDRFDRAELRVEDESAVDAIVRIAAEHPGEVDLHPLGPLTNIARALERDPDLFLKFRSVVIMGGAGPYPAPGGATLTDANTANDRRAAEIVFGARNSGNVVMVGVNVTATAILDEHVLAVLRGVGTPWATFAGEVLDAYNDFYQYKWGRRISSAHDGLTTVILHRPEIVTSWIEGPVDYTPYADSLATRIALTHDGLPLVWGTPEGPIVRAVTAFDKTEFLRRFVHALSTGPAPRD, encoded by the coding sequence ATGGCATCCGCTTCTCCTTCCGTCGTCCGCCGCGTCCTCGTGGACACCGACACCGGCCTCGACGACGCGCACTCCCTCATGTACCTGCTGGCCCAGCCCGACGTCGCGATCGAGGCCATCACGACGATCTACGGCAACACGCCGGTGGAGGACTCCGCGCGCAACGTCCGCACCGTGCTGCGGCTCGCGGGGCGCGAGGACATCCCGGTGCACCTGGGGGAGGCCGCGCCGATCGAGGGCGAGGCGTCCATCGCCGACTTCGTCCACGGCACCGACGGCCTCGGCGACCGCTTCGACCGCGCCGAGCTGCGCGTCGAGGACGAGAGCGCGGTGGATGCCATCGTGCGCATCGCCGCGGAGCACCCCGGTGAGGTGGACCTGCACCCCCTGGGGCCCCTCACCAACATCGCCCGCGCGCTCGAGCGCGACCCCGACCTGTTCCTGAAGTTCCGATCGGTGGTCATCATGGGCGGGGCGGGTCCGTACCCGGCCCCGGGTGGTGCGACCCTGACGGATGCCAACACCGCCAACGACCGTCGCGCCGCCGAGATCGTGTTCGGTGCGCGCAACTCCGGCAACGTCGTCATGGTGGGAGTGAACGTCACGGCGACGGCGATCCTCGACGAGCACGTGCTCGCCGTGCTGCGCGGGGTCGGGACCCCGTGGGCGACGTTCGCCGGCGAGGTGCTCGACGCGTACAACGACTTCTACCAGTACAAGTGGGGGCGTCGGATCTCGTCCGCCCACGACGGCCTGACGACCGTCATCCTGCACCGCCCGGAGATCGTCACGAGCTGGATCGAGGGACCGGTGGACTACACGCCGTACGCCGACTCCCTCGCGACCCGCATCGCGCTCACGCACGACGGCCTGCCGCTGGTGTGGGGGACACCGGAGGGGCCGATCGTCCGCGCGGTGACGGCGTTCGACAAGACGGAGTTCCTCCGCCGGTTCGTCCACGCTCTCTCGACGGGTCCGGCGCCGCGCGACTGA
- a CDS encoding glutaredoxin family protein, translated as MTTLTLIGKPDCHLCDVAEQIVETVVGELPAEVADRLVIEQASIAEDTALYERWWEKIPVVLIDGKLHAHWRVSADRLRAALLAADPEGASA; from the coding sequence GTGACGACCCTCACGCTCATCGGCAAGCCCGACTGTCATCTCTGCGACGTCGCCGAGCAGATCGTCGAGACGGTCGTGGGCGAGCTTCCGGCCGAGGTGGCCGACCGGCTCGTCATCGAGCAGGCGTCGATCGCCGAGGACACCGCCCTCTACGAGCGGTGGTGGGAGAAGATCCCCGTCGTCCTGATCGACGGCAAACTGCACGCGCACTGGCGCGTATCCGCCGACCGTCTCCGTGCCGCCCTTCTCGCGGCCGACCCCGAAGGAGCCTCCGCGTGA
- a CDS encoding helix-turn-helix domain-containing protein, protein MAELPDVRFLTVAEVADLMRVSKMTVYRLVHAGELPAVRFGRSYRVPESAVAEAVQRPVSDVG, encoded by the coding sequence ATGGCAGAGCTGCCCGACGTGCGTTTCCTGACGGTCGCCGAGGTCGCAGATCTGATGCGGGTCTCGAAGATGACCGTCTACCGCCTCGTACACGCCGGAGAACTGCCCGCCGTGCGGTTCGGACGCAGCTACCGGGTGCCCGAATCGGCGGTCGCCGAGGCTGTGCAGCGGCCGGTGTCCGACGTCGGCTAG
- a CDS encoding ATP-binding cassette domain-containing protein, producing MVEGSAAVAVPSDGSSGAGWSVRLSGVTRSRAGARVLDGVDLDLPAGGIVAIVGESGCGATTLAGIIAGRERADHGEVLIDGRARPDAPRLGGVFDDGAPRFGRVRDAVLPRGRHPHGADDEVRRLLALVGLTSPDAGIRRLSRGDRQRLAIARALAAEPRALVLDDALSALHTVGRERLRDALVSELRRRGTTTVWVTRDTAEAIAVADRVIVLDRGRIAADGTPEQVYARAAEPAVAAVLGPVSSVPGIVEGSEVDVWGQHLPLAGSAHDGHCEVLVRPENVVLVAPDAPGMDAVVEESRFLGRVRRSLVRTLDGSLVHVDHAADARLDLHARVRIALAAVPVTTRPLS from the coding sequence ATGGTCGAAGGCAGCGCCGCGGTGGCCGTCCCCTCGGACGGTTCCTCGGGCGCGGGGTGGAGCGTACGGCTCTCGGGCGTGACCCGCTCCCGCGCGGGCGCGCGGGTCCTCGACGGAGTCGACCTGGACCTGCCCGCGGGGGGCATCGTCGCGATCGTCGGCGAGTCCGGCTGCGGCGCGACCACCCTCGCGGGGATCATCGCCGGCCGCGAGCGGGCCGACCACGGCGAGGTGCTCATCGACGGGCGGGCGCGACCCGATGCGCCGCGACTCGGTGGGGTCTTCGATGACGGCGCTCCGCGCTTCGGGCGGGTACGCGACGCCGTGCTGCCCCGCGGGCGTCATCCCCACGGGGCCGACGACGAGGTGAGACGCCTCCTCGCCCTCGTCGGGCTGACCTCCCCGGATGCCGGGATACGGCGCCTGTCGCGGGGCGACCGGCAACGGCTCGCGATCGCGCGGGCGCTGGCCGCCGAGCCCCGAGCCCTGGTGCTCGACGATGCGCTCAGCGCTCTGCACACCGTCGGTCGGGAGCGGCTGCGGGACGCTCTGGTCAGCGAGCTCCGCCGCCGCGGAACGACGACCGTCTGGGTCACCCGCGACACCGCCGAAGCCATCGCCGTCGCCGACCGCGTGATCGTCCTCGACCGCGGACGCATCGCCGCCGACGGCACACCCGAGCAGGTCTACGCCCGCGCGGCCGAGCCCGCCGTCGCGGCGGTGCTCGGACCGGTGAGCAGCGTGCCCGGCATCGTCGAGGGATCCGAAGTCGACGTGTGGGGGCAGCATCTCCCCCTGGCCGGGTCCGCGCACGACGGGCACTGCGAAGTGCTGGTCCGCCCCGAGAACGTCGTCCTCGTGGCGCCGGACGCGCCCGGGATGGATGCCGTCGTCGAGGAGAGCAGGTTCCTCGGTCGCGTGCGGCGGTCGCTCGTGCGCACGCTCGACGGGAGCCTCGTCCACGTGGATCACGCCGCCGATGCACGCCTGGACCTTCACGCCCGGGTGCGAATCGCCCTCGCGGCCGTTCCCGTGACGACGCGGCCGCTCAGCTGA
- a CDS encoding carbohydrate ABC transporter permease — protein MTATLPAAPAPATTASVAAPVAERRRRRGWTWTIVTIVVLAVYLFPVYWMISASLQPSANSADTAWFPVSPGLGGYEKALDDAGIGGLRVSVLVSLGSVLVTLLVAIPAAYALSRLRSRAVSIALILLLLAQMIPSVVLATSFYAMFNSWGLLNTFIGLILANATAGVPFAVIVMRAFMLRLDTEVIEAATVDGLGPIGTLWRIVVPLSRNAIVTAGVFAFLFSWGDLLFGLTLVNRNEMYPMSVLILALANSNLNTWAATMAASLIASVPALVVILAAQRHVKAGLSAGAGR, from the coding sequence ATGACCGCGACCCTGCCCGCCGCCCCGGCCCCCGCGACGACCGCCTCGGTCGCCGCTCCCGTCGCCGAGCGTCGCCGCCGCCGCGGCTGGACGTGGACGATCGTCACGATCGTCGTGCTCGCCGTCTACCTCTTCCCCGTCTACTGGATGATCTCTGCGTCGCTGCAGCCCTCCGCCAACTCGGCGGACACCGCCTGGTTCCCGGTCTCCCCCGGGCTCGGCGGCTACGAGAAGGCGCTCGACGACGCCGGCATCGGCGGGTTGCGCGTGTCGGTCCTGGTCTCGCTCGGCTCGGTGCTCGTGACGCTGCTCGTGGCCATCCCCGCCGCGTACGCGCTCAGCCGCCTGCGGTCGCGGGCGGTCAGCATCGCCCTCATCCTGCTGCTGCTCGCGCAGATGATCCCGAGCGTCGTCCTGGCCACCTCGTTCTACGCGATGTTCAACTCGTGGGGCCTGCTCAACACGTTCATCGGGCTCATCCTGGCCAACGCCACCGCGGGCGTCCCGTTCGCGGTCATCGTGATGAGGGCCTTCATGCTGCGCCTGGACACCGAGGTGATCGAGGCGGCGACGGTCGACGGACTCGGGCCGATCGGCACGCTGTGGCGGATCGTCGTCCCGCTCTCGCGCAACGCCATCGTCACCGCCGGCGTCTTCGCGTTCCTCTTCAGCTGGGGCGATCTGCTGTTCGGCCTGACCCTGGTCAACCGCAACGAGATGTACCCCATGTCGGTGCTGATCCTGGCGCTGGCGAACTCGAACCTCAACACGTGGGCGGCGACGATGGCCGCTTCCCTGATCGCGAGCGTGCCCGCCCTGGTGGTGATCCTCGCGGCTCAGCGACACGTCAAGGCGGGTCTGAGCGCCGGCGCCGGACGCTGA
- a CDS encoding NtaA/DmoA family FMN-dependent monooxygenase (This protein belongs to a clade of FMN-dependent monooxygenases, within a broader family of flavin-dependent oxidoreductases, the luciferase-like monooxygenase (LMM) family, some of whose members use coenzyme F420 rather than FMN.), with translation MSDPRPLLFGLYEQACVGNGSSAASLWTHPADDRLSATSLGYWTDQARRVEDAGMDLFFFGDVLGLYDTYRGGAETAIRHGVEIPALDPMLHIPALAAVTDRIAFGTTVSTTYEHPFAHARRFSTLDHLTGGRIGWNVVTSYLPGAAANFGLDVMAHDSRYDRADEFLEVAYALWERSWDDDAFVGDKASGVFADPAKVHRIDHVGEHFRVAGPHLVTPSPQRTPVVIQAGWSPRGREFAARHAELIFVGDSDPVAVREGLAGIRRRAEELGRDASQIRAVVGMNLVVAPTAIAVQEKIDSLQEHYAAEAQLAAYAGWGGIDFSQYADDEPLVKRSTNATQTKETRSDAPVLTAGDVRRQFSKVTAFADDRFLGTPDTVADSIGAFVEESGVDGFLLHPFLSPGSVEDFAELLVPALRERGLYGGFPQDGTFRSRLRTDRRDRLGDDHPARSGAR, from the coding sequence ATGTCTGACCCCCGCCCGCTGCTGTTCGGCCTCTACGAACAGGCCTGCGTCGGCAACGGCTCCTCGGCCGCGAGCCTGTGGACCCACCCCGCCGACGACCGGTTGTCGGCGACGTCGCTTGGGTATTGGACCGACCAGGCGCGGCGCGTCGAGGACGCCGGCATGGACCTGTTCTTCTTCGGCGACGTGCTCGGGCTGTACGACACGTACCGGGGCGGGGCCGAGACCGCGATCCGTCACGGCGTGGAGATCCCGGCGCTCGACCCGATGCTGCACATCCCGGCGCTCGCCGCGGTCACCGACCGCATCGCGTTCGGGACGACGGTGTCGACGACGTACGAGCACCCGTTCGCACACGCGCGCCGCTTCTCCACTCTCGACCACCTCACCGGCGGGCGCATCGGCTGGAACGTCGTGACGTCGTACCTGCCGGGGGCGGCGGCGAACTTCGGTCTGGACGTCATGGCGCACGACAGCCGCTACGACCGCGCCGACGAGTTCCTCGAGGTCGCCTACGCGCTGTGGGAGCGCAGCTGGGACGACGACGCGTTCGTCGGCGACAAGGCATCCGGGGTCTTCGCCGACCCCGCCAAGGTGCACCGCATCGATCACGTCGGCGAGCACTTCCGCGTCGCCGGCCCCCACCTCGTGACCCCGTCGCCCCAGCGCACCCCCGTGGTCATCCAGGCCGGATGGTCGCCGCGCGGCCGCGAGTTCGCCGCCCGGCACGCCGAACTGATCTTCGTGGGCGACTCCGATCCGGTCGCGGTGCGCGAGGGGCTCGCAGGCATCCGCCGTCGGGCGGAGGAGCTGGGGCGGGATGCCTCCCAGATCCGCGCCGTGGTGGGCATGAACCTCGTGGTCGCCCCGACCGCGATCGCGGTGCAGGAGAAGATCGATTCCCTCCAGGAGCACTACGCCGCGGAGGCGCAGCTGGCGGCCTACGCCGGGTGGGGCGGGATCGATTTCTCGCAGTACGCCGACGACGAGCCGCTCGTCAAGCGCAGCACGAACGCGACGCAGACGAAGGAGACGCGCAGCGACGCGCCCGTGCTCACCGCCGGAGACGTGCGCCGCCAGTTCTCGAAAGTGACCGCGTTCGCGGACGACCGCTTCCTCGGCACCCCCGACACCGTCGCCGACTCCATCGGGGCCTTCGTCGAGGAGTCGGGGGTCGACGGCTTCCTGCTGCACCCGTTCCTGTCACCCGGATCCGTCGAGGACTTCGCCGAGCTCCTCGTCCCGGCGTTGCGCGAGCGGGGGCTGTACGGCGGCTTCCCGCAGGACGGCACGTTCCGCTCGCGGCTGCGCACCGACCGCCGCGACCGCCTCGGCGACGACCACCCCGCGCGCTCCGGCGCGCGGTGA
- a CDS encoding carbohydrate ABC transporter permease: MTADTLTTTGRPGARTPGRFRRSLAARQRGELWGFLTPAIVFFIVFFLFPLGYGVYMSTTNFTTGTFITGRAPFVGTANFEAILSEPITFRALANTVTITVVSVVVELVLGLLLALLFARRFPGSRWLPTLILLPWLLPAVVVATVWKSLLAGDGPINDVLGSLGLPAEAWLANPATALPAVIVVAVWASLPYWATILGAALKQVPAEQLEAAQLDGAGAWRRLVSIVLPTIWPVISVLVVMSVVYTLLIVDLVLVLTAGGPANSTVTLGLLSYRQAFQQFQFGLGGAYGMLLLGISILFAIVYTVMSMRQERDE, from the coding sequence GTGACGGCGGACACGCTGACGACGACCGGCCGGCCGGGGGCACGCACCCCCGGTCGGTTCCGGCGTTCCCTGGCCGCGCGCCAGCGCGGTGAGCTGTGGGGGTTCCTCACCCCGGCCATCGTGTTCTTCATCGTCTTCTTCCTGTTCCCCCTCGGGTACGGCGTGTACATGAGCACGACGAACTTCACGACGGGGACGTTCATCACCGGCCGGGCGCCGTTCGTCGGGACGGCGAACTTCGAGGCGATCCTCTCCGAGCCGATCACCTTCCGCGCGCTGGCGAACACCGTCACGATCACCGTGGTCTCGGTCGTCGTCGAGCTCGTCCTGGGGCTTCTCCTCGCGCTCCTCTTCGCCCGGAGATTCCCCGGCAGCCGCTGGCTGCCGACCCTGATCCTCCTGCCGTGGCTGCTCCCGGCGGTCGTCGTGGCGACCGTCTGGAAGTCGCTCCTCGCCGGGGACGGACCGATCAACGACGTGCTGGGGTCTCTCGGACTTCCCGCCGAGGCGTGGCTGGCGAACCCGGCCACCGCCCTCCCGGCCGTCATCGTGGTCGCCGTGTGGGCGAGCCTGCCCTACTGGGCCACGATCCTGGGCGCGGCCCTCAAGCAGGTGCCGGCCGAACAGCTCGAGGCGGCTCAGCTCGACGGGGCGGGCGCCTGGCGTCGCCTCGTCTCGATCGTGCTGCCGACGATCTGGCCCGTGATCTCGGTGCTCGTCGTCATGAGCGTCGTCTACACGCTCCTCATCGTCGACCTCGTGCTCGTCCTCACGGCCGGCGGTCCCGCCAACAGCACGGTGACCCTCGGCCTGCTGTCCTACCGGCAGGCGTTCCAGCAGTTCCAGTTCGGACTCGGCGGCGCCTACGGGATGCTGCTGCTGGGCATCAGCATCCTGTTCGCGATCGTGTACACCGTGATGTCCATGCGCCAGGAGCGTGACGAATGA
- a CDS encoding rhodanese-like domain-containing protein, with the protein MQSISVHDLHAGRNRPLIDVREVDEFAGGHVPGAVNLPMSTLGENLDQLPEGAFDVICQAGGRSARVVEALSARGHDATNVEGGTGEWIASGYDVES; encoded by the coding sequence ATGCAGTCCATCTCGGTCCACGACCTGCACGCCGGACGCAATCGTCCGCTGATCGATGTGCGCGAGGTCGACGAGTTCGCCGGAGGACACGTCCCCGGCGCCGTCAACCTGCCGATGTCGACGCTCGGCGAGAACCTGGACCAGCTCCCGGAGGGGGCCTTCGACGTCATCTGCCAGGCCGGCGGTCGCTCGGCGCGGGTCGTCGAGGCCCTGTCGGCGCGCGGCCACGACGCCACCAACGTCGAGGGCGGCACGGGCGAGTGGATCGCCTCGGGCTACGACGTCGAGTCCTGA
- the aspS gene encoding aspartate--tRNA(Asn) ligase produces the protein MSERVLIQQLKSLPAGPVSVSGWVETVRDQKKVQFIVLRDETGAVQLVNPATRPSEEAGEQDAAALALTETIGALANGTFLTVRGELKHDERVKLGGVEIKIGDLEIAAAANPETPIAADSGLDKRMDWRFLDLRQRRNNLIFRVQTTLEHAMRTYWVERDYIEIHSPKLMASPSESNAELFEVPYFEDKTAYLAQSPQFFKQMAQVAGFGKIFEIAPAFRADPSFTSRHATEFTSVDAEISWIDSHEDVARMQEELLQTAFQAVKDKHGDEIQELFGVEVQVPTLPFPRIPLAEAREIVAARGYDIPRTDGDLDPEGERQIAAHVREAFGHQFVFVTDYHPEIRAFYHMRDPETGLTKSYDLLFNGVEITTGAQREHRVDVLVEQAKEKGLDPEHLDFYLDFFRFGAPPHGGFGMGLARVLMLLLGESSIREVTFLFRGPTRLAP, from the coding sequence GTGAGCGAACGCGTCCTGATCCAGCAGTTGAAGTCCCTTCCCGCCGGCCCCGTCTCGGTGTCGGGGTGGGTCGAGACCGTCCGCGATCAGAAGAAGGTGCAGTTCATCGTCCTCCGCGACGAGACCGGCGCCGTCCAGCTGGTCAACCCGGCCACGCGTCCCTCCGAGGAGGCCGGCGAACAGGATGCCGCGGCCCTGGCCCTCACCGAGACGATCGGCGCCCTCGCCAACGGCACGTTCCTGACGGTCCGCGGCGAGCTCAAGCACGACGAGCGCGTCAAGCTCGGCGGCGTCGAGATCAAGATCGGCGACCTCGAGATCGCCGCTGCCGCCAACCCCGAGACCCCGATCGCCGCCGACAGCGGTCTGGACAAGCGCATGGACTGGCGCTTCCTCGACCTCCGCCAGCGTCGCAACAACCTCATCTTCCGCGTGCAGACCACCCTCGAGCACGCCATGCGCACGTACTGGGTCGAGCGCGACTACATCGAGATCCACTCCCCCAAGCTCATGGCATCCCCCTCGGAGTCCAACGCCGAGCTGTTCGAGGTGCCCTACTTCGAGGACAAGACCGCGTACCTCGCGCAGAGCCCGCAGTTCTTCAAGCAGATGGCGCAGGTCGCCGGCTTCGGCAAGATCTTCGAGATCGCGCCCGCGTTCCGCGCCGACCCGTCCTTCACGAGCCGCCACGCGACCGAGTTCACCTCGGTGGATGCAGAGATCAGCTGGATCGACTCGCACGAGGACGTCGCCCGTATGCAGGAGGAGCTCCTGCAGACCGCGTTCCAGGCCGTCAAGGACAAGCACGGCGACGAGATCCAGGAGCTGTTCGGCGTCGAGGTGCAGGTGCCGACGCTGCCGTTCCCGCGCATCCCGCTCGCGGAGGCCCGCGAGATCGTCGCGGCCCGCGGCTACGACATCCCGCGTACCGACGGCGACCTCGACCCCGAGGGCGAGCGCCAGATCGCCGCGCACGTCCGCGAAGCGTTCGGCCACCAGTTCGTCTTCGTGACCGACTACCACCCCGAGATCCGCGCGTTCTACCACATGCGCGACCCCGAGACCGGGCTCACGAAGTCGTACGACCTGCTGTTCAACGGCGTCGAGATCACCACCGGCGCGCAGCGCGAGCACCGCGTCGACGTCCTGGTGGAGCAGGCGAAGGAGAAGGGGCTCGACCCCGAGCACCTCGATTTCTACCTCGACTTCTTCCGCTTCGGCGCCCCGCCGCACGGCGGCTTCGGCATGGGCCTCGCGCGCGTCCTGATGCTCCTGCTCGGCGAGTCGTCGATCCGCGAGGTCACCTTCCTCTTCCGCGGCCCCACGCGCCTGGCTCCCTGA
- a CDS encoding Dabb family protein gives MSIRHIVLWKLAADDADTRALHAEQIAERLLSLRGEIAEIEHLEVGRNVAYPQTNWDVALVSEFADVEALERYQVHPAHQEVAAFVRTVVTERAGIDFPA, from the coding sequence GTGAGCATTCGTCACATCGTCCTGTGGAAGCTCGCGGCGGACGACGCCGACACCCGCGCGCTGCACGCGGAGCAGATCGCCGAGCGGCTGCTGTCGCTCCGCGGCGAGATCGCCGAGATCGAACACCTCGAGGTGGGGCGGAACGTCGCCTACCCGCAGACGAACTGGGACGTGGCGCTCGTCAGCGAGTTCGCGGACGTCGAGGCCCTCGAGCGCTATCAGGTGCACCCGGCGCACCAGGAGGTGGCGGCGTTCGTCCGCACCGTGGTGACCGAGCGCGCGGGGATCGATTTCCCCGCCTGA
- a CDS encoding ArsR/SmtB family transcription factor yields MADIFDVIADGTRRDILQLLLDRATGGERGTSVSQIVHALGVSQPTVSKHLKVLREAELVSVREEGQHRYYSLAVAPLDEVDDWLVPFFSVDVENEPALPEPAVHAAEVMGRAAASVKHSVTSAFRKLPGR; encoded by the coding sequence ATGGCGGACATCTTCGACGTGATCGCTGACGGCACGCGTCGCGACATCCTTCAGCTGCTCCTGGACCGGGCGACCGGCGGTGAGCGGGGCACGAGCGTCTCGCAGATCGTGCACGCGCTCGGCGTCAGCCAGCCCACCGTCTCGAAGCACCTGAAGGTGCTGCGCGAGGCGGAACTGGTCTCGGTGCGCGAGGAGGGCCAGCACCGCTACTACAGCCTGGCGGTGGCTCCGCTCGACGAGGTCGATGACTGGCTCGTGCCGTTCTTCTCGGTCGACGTCGAGAACGAGCCCGCCCTGCCGGAACCCGCCGTCCACGCGGCCGAGGTGATGGGCCGCGCGGCCGCCTCGGTGAAGCACTCGGTCACCTCCGCGTTCCGCAAGCTCCCCGGCCGCTGA
- a CDS encoding sugar ABC transporter substrate-binding protein produces the protein MASTSQRLRRVALPAAGLTAALALTACAGGQAAPAPTDGFDGVSLTVWNNIDFEPYQGLQKQYFEACAADLGITVDVQTQSGDYTTKLLQAAGAKALPDVALLSTDTQLPQLAAQGVLADLSSYDVSTDGLADSAADLGRYDGTLYGLPVQVEDYAIFYNKAAFAAAGVSETAPKTFDDLVKLAASLTTADQKGIVLPGIGGDGSTPVYFLPFLLSAGGDPADPTGTGAVEAVDLYKKLVDNGSLSSEFVNWGWDSIDQWTSGKTALTVSGPWNLVDTSIPFEWGTFPFPTATSGESPKVNLLGYAYGVAANADATKEAAAAALVKCRASEENQVDTAVQGGYIPALKSAQATFVEKVPAAAPFVDAVDGAYNSAQLGTEWNTLQQQYVDAIQAATVGGQTAQAALEQASGK, from the coding sequence ATGGCATCCACGTCTCAGCGACTGCGTCGCGTCGCACTCCCCGCGGCCGGTCTCACCGCCGCTCTCGCCCTCACGGCCTGCGCCGGCGGTCAGGCCGCCCCCGCCCCGACCGACGGGTTCGACGGCGTCAGCCTGACCGTCTGGAACAACATCGACTTCGAGCCCTACCAGGGCCTGCAGAAGCAGTACTTCGAAGCGTGCGCCGCCGACCTCGGCATCACGGTCGACGTGCAGACCCAGTCCGGCGACTACACCACGAAGCTGCTGCAGGCCGCCGGCGCCAAGGCCCTGCCCGACGTGGCCCTCCTCTCCACCGACACGCAGCTGCCGCAGCTGGCCGCCCAGGGCGTGCTCGCAGACCTCAGCTCGTACGACGTGAGCACGGACGGTCTCGCCGACAGCGCCGCCGACCTCGGCCGCTACGACGGCACGCTCTACGGTCTGCCCGTGCAGGTCGAGGACTACGCCATCTTCTACAACAAGGCCGCCTTCGCCGCCGCCGGAGTGTCCGAGACCGCGCCGAAGACCTTCGACGACCTCGTGAAGCTCGCAGCGTCGTTGACCACGGCCGACCAGAAGGGCATCGTCCTCCCGGGCATCGGCGGCGACGGCTCGACCCCGGTGTACTTCCTGCCGTTCCTCCTCTCCGCCGGCGGCGACCCCGCCGACCCGACCGGCACCGGTGCCGTCGAGGCCGTCGACCTGTACAAGAAGCTCGTCGACAACGGCTCGCTCTCGTCCGAGTTCGTCAACTGGGGCTGGGACTCGATCGACCAGTGGACCTCCGGCAAGACGGCTCTGACGGTGTCGGGCCCCTGGAACCTCGTCGACACCTCGATCCCGTTCGAGTGGGGCACGTTCCCCTTCCCGACCGCCACCTCCGGTGAGTCGCCGAAGGTGAACCTCCTCGGCTACGCCTACGGCGTCGCCGCCAACGCCGACGCGACGAAGGAAGCCGCGGCCGCAGCGCTGGTCAAGTGCCGCGCGTCAGAGGAGAACCAGGTCGACACCGCGGTCCAGGGCGGATACATCCCCGCGCTGAAGAGCGCGCAGGCCACCTTCGTCGAGAAGGTCCCCGCCGCCGCCCCGTTCGTCGACGCCGTCGACGGCGCGTACAACTCCGCGCAGCTCGGCACCGAGTGGAACACGCTGCAGCAGCAGTACGTCGACGCCATCCAGGCGGCGACGGTCGGCGGACAGACGGCACAGGCCGCCCTGGAGCAGGCCAGCGGCAAGTGA